Below is a window of Candidatus Thorarchaeota archaeon DNA.
TAGAGGAACATCCACGGATACCCGAAGGTGTTGTTCATTGCGGCGTCATCAAATGCGACGCCAACTGTTGCATAGTTGTAGGTCTCTGTTGCACTGACATAGTCAGCTCCAGAAATCGAACCATTGAGGTTGTGATAACCGTAGGCGATGTCATCTGAAACTGGATCAGTGTACCACCATGTGGTATCCTCGAAGGTGTAGGTCTCTGCCTCTCTCATGTAGTAGGCATTGGCCCCACTAGGAGTAGTCACAATGGAAGTATCATCAGAAATCCATTGGTGAACTGTTGTACTGGTTCCTGGGAATACATGACCGAAGAATATTGAACCGTCCCAGAAGTCTCTTGGATGGTCAGTTGCAGTCTCGTTCACGTCTGCACCGATGCCAATGTGACCCCAGTAACTCCAAGGATCATCAAGCAAGCCAGCGATGTTGTTGAACGAGTCTTCGTTCCAGGTCACATAGCCGCTATTACCCTCAACATAGTTACAGGCTGCTTCAACGTCAATACGTCCAAAGCCCTGTGTTGCAGGGTCGTAGCCCATATCCTTTGCAGTGCTCTGCAGTACAATCTTAGCATCTGCAGGCCCACTTCCAGGCATGGCGTTAACGTCCATGGCTTCCAACACAAGTGCTGCCGCACCAGCTGCAACTGGAGCTGCTTGACTTGTACCAGAGAAGAGGGTGTAGTTTAGCCAACTACCGCCACCAGTACCCCAAATGCTGGGTTGCCAGAACATCTCCATGTATGGAGCATACCATGGTGTTGCCGAATAACCAGCAAGACCAGGTGCTAGCACGTCAGGCTTGGGATATCCAGAAGTTGCAGGACCTTTGCTTGTGAAACTTGCAATGCTCTCAATATCCTGATCAGGACCATAGAGATAATCAAGCCAGTGGCTTGTGGTTGAGGCTCCGACAGTCAGAACCGCAGGACTGCTTCCTGGGGGTCCGCCAGTCATGAAACCAGAACCTTCGTTGCCAGCCGAGAACACATGCAGTGTACCCGGATAGCCGGTCTCAATGAAATCAGGTACCGAAAGAACTGTCCATGTAATGGATAGATAGTTGAACTCACTGCTGGGTGGAGTAATCCAACCCCAAGAGTTGGTAACGAGGTCAGACTTGTGATTACCGGTGTAGTACCACTCACCACTAGTTGCGTTCAAATCGAAGCCGCATGTCCAGAGGTACGAACCAAAGTCGCTCGCACCTGAGACGATGGTCCTTGTAGACCACAATTGCGCGTCGGGGGCAATACCTTCCATTGTGAAGGTTTCGCCATCTTCCTGTGTCTGGTTGTAGGTGTAGTTACCACCGCCAGCCACGTGTGCAGCTGTAGCCGTACCGTGAGTACCTTCGTCGTAGTAGAGTGCGAATGCATCACCGTCTGACCTGAAACCATGGAAGTATGGTTCATCAGCAAACCAGCCGCCTGCATCGTACTCGTAACACAAGGCACCTAGGCTGAAATCATCGATGCCATCGCCATCGTAGTCGTGGGCAACAATCGGATTGGTCATGTCGAAGACATCACCGTCATCAACAATGTCATCTGTGAAGTTGAAATCGAAAGTGTTTGCGATGTCAACTATATCGAACGCATCCGTGAGATCATAGGTCTCATAGTAAAATGCGCCGGTCCAGAGTTTGTTCCAACCCATAGTGTCTTCCCAGTTAATGGCCATATGGTATTCATTGTCTGTTCCATTCCAAACTAGGGATGGAGCAAACATTTTGGCATAGGGTGAGTATCGCTGCTGCATAACCCAGCCAACAGAGTAGTTGAGTCCTGGTTCTGCAAGATTACTCGGATCAGGCAGGTGCCAATCTTTCCACATGTACTTCTTGAAGTTCTCTGCACCGTCTATGCCCCAGAAGTAAGCATAAAGCCAGATGAAACCGACTCTATTTACGTAGGGGGTCGTGGAGTTTCCGTCACCTATCAGGTATCGACCGCCTCCTTGGTAGTTGGTAATGGGATCCCAGCCATCAACATCAAGGAAGACGTTACCGTCTGCGTCCTCGTATGTGTATAGAGCGTATGGGTCCGCATCCCACTCAGTCTCGTTCACGTTTGTGCTGTTAGCGTGATAGAATGTTGGTACGAGACCGTATCCAGTGGGGTCATAAGCACCGCCGTAGGCATGCTGCAAATCTGGTTGACCGAAGTCAGCACCAGTGTCAACATGACCAACGTTGATACCATCACCTGTGTAGCCAGTGGCAGGAGCAGTTTCTGCACCAATAACCTCCCGAATCTTATACATATCCAAGCCAGCTTTGGGCTTGCTTTCGTCGGGAGATCCTAAGTCTTTAATAAGGTCGTTCTGAAGGGCGAACTTCTTTTGGTCAGCTTCAATATAGCTGACGCCGTCAATCTGCACAAGAGTGTCGAGTACCTCAGCAGAGGATATCGATATCTTGAATGCCTGCATGACGCGAAGATCCGCCTCCCACTCGATATTGACAATGTCTGAAATTAGAGCTTTGTCGGCCCATGGAGCCGCTATCAAAAGCGCATCCACGTTGCCATCGAGGTCAGTGACGGCCTTGTCACTTAGCTCACCATCCTCATTCCATGATGCCAAAACTGAATCTAGCTTGGCCTCGTAGCCAGGCTGTTTCATGGTGTCATACCATTGATCCAGCTCATTTTTGGTTTCATCAGGAAGTGAGGGTGATGATTCTGCCAGGTCTGCTCTAGCCACAGGAGTGGCGGGTGCCATTACCATAGAGAAGAGCATAGCACACGCAAAGAGTAGAACTGCCATGTTTTTCTTATCAATCATCTTTCTTTTCTCCTCACAAACCTTGATAGGGAAACAAGTCCATCTGAGAAGCTCCAAAATAGAGAGAGCTGTCTCATGGACTCACCATACCTCGGATGCGAAGATAGTCGTAAAAGTGTAAGGACTATCTGGCATCTCTCCTCATTCGCGTTCCCTACAATGATGTGATTAAGTTAAGTGAGATGCTGGTGTCTATTAAGGCTTACGACTAAATTTCAGAGACATTTCATCTATTCGTAGCATGTCAAATCGTCCTTTAACAGAGGAGTTCCTGAGGGGTGGTATAACCACGGACTGCCTATGCTGCTTCTATCCCACTTAGTCTCAGAATTCAACGTGAGATTCAACGATCATAGCAGGCCAATTAAATAGTGTCAGTTGAGGAATTCAACTTTTCTAGGAAGAGGAGGTCTTCCGATTCAGAAGCGAGTTACTTGGGCTGGCGAGTCATACGTTTTACTTGATCAACCAGTTCATGAACCATCATAACCGCACCTATCATCTCCACATTGCCTTCTTTAGCCTCAGCGGATTGTGCTTCTTCCGAGATTCTACTCATAGAGCGTCCAATGTCTTCAAGCAGTTTGATTAACGCTTTCTTCGCTGGGGTTTCAAGAGCACTCGATTCCACCTTTGAAATGAGTTCAGCCAAGTCAGATATTATGCTATCAGCCACTTCAGAAGCTGTCTCTGAACGACGGCCGATTTCATCAAGGCGCTGATCCCTCTTCTTTAGTTCTTGTTGGATACTACTAAGCTTCTCCATAACATCTTTGGGAATTGTTCTTTCGCCCTCGGGCTGTTCCTGCTTAATCTCCTTGATCTGTTCTTCAAGAGCCTGGATTTTCTCATCCTTCTCTTTAACCTCTTCTTGAATTATATCTTCCACATCATATTCGGGTTCAACTTCAACCTCAGCCGCAGCCTCTAGTTGCTCTTCCATCTCAGCGAGGGTTTCTTCTCGAGCTTCAAGTTCATCTTGTAGAGATTCAACCTGATTCTGCAAATCCTGAAGCTTTTCTTCCCGTTCACCGAGAAACTCGTTCAGACGTTTATTTTCAGCTTCAATCTCTGAGAAGCTCTCTTCCATTTTTGTGTACGCTTTCCGCATCTCACTCGTCTGCTGCTGTATTTTCACCGCGTCTAAATCAGGTGGGGACACCATCTTAGTAGAAAGCAAGCCAAGAACGACACTTACGGCGGCTACATAGATGACGCCTACAACCACCGAACCGAATGCAGTATCGGTAACTAGCTGCAAGCGGCGTATCAAGGGCCACCAAGACCCAAATGTCAATTCACTTGGCCCCCACCATACTGAGCCAAATCCTGCATAAAGAATCGCAAGAATCGAGACCAAGAAGCTTCCTAGACCTACAAAGACGATTATATTTCGCTTCATATCTTCTCTAGGGAGATACCGTTGATATAGTAGCAAAAGGATGGCTAGAAAAATCAACGGAAATACGTATGGCAGAACTGCTATCAAATCACTGGCTGGAAATACGAAATCAATTGTCGGTCTTGGTACCATGTTCAAGTCTGAGATGACCAATGTTGGACCTCCTCTTTGAGCAACTAACCTATGTAACTCGTACGTTAAATATGTTTATTGAACCGCCTTCCCCACACTATCGAGGGCGTGGAATGCTTTTTGAGGAGGTCTTACTAGTTTCAAATGTTATTTTTTCTCGTCCCAAAGCCTTGCCTTTTCCTCTTCGTGTTCTGCAGCAATCATCTCCAGGGAGTTAAACAGACGACACACTTCCTCGATTGAAAGCAAGAAAGCGCCTTTCACGTCTCGATCTTCGCCAAGGGAGATTCTGACTTTACCATCGTTTACCCAGCCTTCCTGACTCTTCTTGGGAGGCTGATATTGTACCTCCATCCAAGTTCTTCTTGTCTTCCCGGACTCATCATCGTAAAAATGCTTGAGCTGCAATCGCCGGTGATACGTCCATTTTTTATTATTACTCACATTGAACACCTATTATTCGCTTTGAATGTAAATCCACGAAAATGCTATTGGATTTCTCTCTCGTAATTTACGAGTAACATTCAGATAGCAATCGAGAAACCACCCCCAAGAATAAACTCATAAGACGATTGAACTCACTCCATGCGATAGGATTCGATTGAGTTGAAGCAGCACCCATCTAGGCCTAAATTAACTGTTCTAGCGATTGGAATACTAGTTTTGCTTTTCCTGCCTCTGGTTCCAGCCCAATCTCACGAAGTTCAGGCTGACTTTTCAGAAAAGCATCCCAAAATTGAATCAGAACTGATCGAGAAAATGAATTCGGTTCCAAACGAAGAGAAAATCCCCATTGTAGTGAATTTTCCAAAGGGGTATTCTCAGCGTGAAATGAGTGATTTCTTACAGGAACTAGACCTGCAGGATGTCCTGATTAGACATGTGTTCTCGCTAATCCCGGTTGTGTCCTTGTACGCAGAGAAAAGTGCCATCAAAGAATTGACGACCATTCCCCTGATAGAGAGAGTAGGATTCGATTCCAAACTTCAAGTCACCTCAGGCAATGAGAAGGTTGTGACCAATGACGATGGAGACCTCGGCTATACCCACCCTGATGAGATTCTGGACACCGGTTCACTAATAGAAAACGGATTCAACGGAACGGGAATTCAGGTTGCAGTTCTTGACAGCGGAGCTCAAGGAAATCATCCAGATTTCGAGGACAGACTTATTGGATTCAAGGACTTCGTGAGCGATTCGAACCAAGATGACATGGACCCATCAGATGGCGTAGATGCTTATGACGATAATGGGCATGGTACGGCATGTTCTTGGCTCGTTGCTGGCACGGGAGAAATGAATGGTGGAAACTACACTGGAATAGCCCCAGGAGCCAATCTTCTCATCGTCAAGGTATTAGATGAAGATGGCGCTGGTGATGATTCGGTCATCGCTCAGGGCATAGAGTTTGCTGTAGATAGCGGTTCGGATGTTATCTCTTTGAGTTTGGGAGGACCCATGGCTGACGTTACCACTGAGGATCCGTCCATGCAGGCTGTAGAAGCTGCTGTTGAAGAAGGAGTGACTGTAGTAATTGCTGCGGGAAATACCGGCCCTGCAGCTTATACGATCAATTCGCCGGGAGTTCTCGAACAAGCGATTACAGTAGGATCTTCGGCTGATGGAACTGGAGTTGTAGCTTTCAGTAGCAGAGGGCCTGTAAATAGGCAGTACGCTGAACCAAATGGGTTTTTCGCGAAACCTGATATTATAGCCCCTGGCCTGAATATAATGTCTGGAAGGGCTGAAAGTGCCGGCTCTTTCGAGTATCCAATTTACAACTATAGTCAGTATGGCTCCCATTACACCCAATTCTCTGGAACCTCTGCATCTACACCTCAGATAGCTGGCTTGGTTGCTTTATTGATGAGTAAGTATCCGTATCTACGACCTATCGAATCAAAGACAGCAATCATGGCGGGTGCAACTGATTTGGACCAAGATTCTATGGAACAAGGATGGGGGCTTGCGAACGTAACCAGGTCGGACATCTTGCTTGACTCAACCGACACATTCACGTTGATGACACCAAGAAGCTATCCGACCCTGCCCGGTAGCAAGAAAGTTCTCATAGTTGGTGAGGATAGAGGAGGACAAAATATTTCTGTATTGTCAACTGATGACAGAGGGAATCTCAATATCCAGTCCTTTGGTAATGCAAGCCAGTTTATTCGGGTGCCTCAATCAGTAAATGTTCAAGAAGGTTACTCCCATTTCGGGATTTCTCTAAATATGCCCAAGGACCTACCATTGAGCTCGATAGGAGATTACACAGGACAGCTTGTTCTATCAACTTCAAGCAATAACATAACTTCAATCGAACTAGAATTCTCTATCACAAGTTACGGCGGGAAATTGATGGTTGATATGGCTCATCATTCCGCAGAAGATGCCGATGATCCATCGTACTACAGATACTTCACGGAGTATCTAAAGAATCAAGGGATTCTGCTATCTCAGTTTCCGGGTGACTCCGGAAGCAGTACTATTGACACAGGAATCCTATCAACAACTGAAACCTTCATGATAATGGATACAGAAACGGCCTACGCGGAGCGGGAAATCGAAGCAATTCATGAATTCGTTGAAAATGGAGGGACGCTTTTCATTCTTTCCGAGTTCTACGATAGCCAAGCAGGAAGTGCTAGTTTCGGTATTGACTACTACAACATGATACTCGAGCCCTATGGAATCCAATGCGAGGAGTATGAAATCGGAAGGGGACCAGACGATCAAACAGGCGTCTTCTACGGCGAGGATTATGGAGGAATAGTGGAGAATGACTCTCTGACAGAGGGCGTGGAGAATTTGTATGTCCTATCAGGAAGCACTCTGTCGATTAACTCATCGGTAGCTGGTGCCCAAGGTCTCTTCTGGTATAGTTCTGACAAGGAACATGCACTTATCGCTAAGGCAGATTACGGTGACGGGCGTGTTATAGCAATGTCGGATGGTTCTACGCTGTATGACAATATCCTGTACGATGCTATTCGTGGAGGAGCAGACAATCTGAGGCTTCTCCGCAACATAGCAGGATCACTGATACCCGAAAGACCAAGAGTTTTCGACATTGAGTTTGATGAGGATCAGGTCGGCGAAATCACGAACATAGTGACATATGTATTTGATAATGACCTGGAAGATGTCACAATGAGAATCACTGGTCCTAATGATGAGGTTCTTGAACCTGAAGTAACCGAAGAGCTAGGCTACAAATTCGTTGCCTCGATGAATGTAACGAATGGTGGTTTCTACGAAGTCACAGTAACCGCAACAGACGCAAGCGGGAATACCAGAATAGCAAAGAAGATTTTCTTAGTTCCAGTAAGCAGCCCCGGACAAGACCTAACGACCATTGTTACTATCCTCTTCATCGGCATTGTTGTTATTGGCCTAGTGTATGTAGCTGCCATCAAATTCAATGTGCGGGATAAACTAGATTCGGGCTGGGAAATAGAGGTAGAAGAGGATGAAGGGCCCCTTATCGAATAGGACCATATTGGTCTTCTAGCAGACCTTCCATCCGATCATGTTGAGGGGGGAGCAAGGGCGATTCCTTGAGATTCGCTCGTTCATCTACGCGCTCCAGTATCTGATATGCCCATCTTGAACCCAGTCGAGGCGCAATTACTTGTCCTCCAATGAGTATACCATCTTTGTACGTAACAAGGGCAATCTTTGTGAATTCTGCATCATCGTATAGAAATGTCACATCGGTCTTTATGTTCATGCGACGGGCAGTTTCTGAAGAGTGACCTACGCAAACAATGTCTGTATCGAAAATACGGTCATATTGCAGACGTAGATTGACGTCCTTGAATGTCTTGTCACGTCCGACAATAGCCAGACCTGCCTGCTTACCCGCTCGTGCTGCTGTACTCCCAATGGGCATCACAACAGGTTCACCTGTCAAGAAGTCGGACATCTCTGCACAATCTCCTACCGCATATACACCGTCAGCTGAAGTCTCCATACGCTCATCTACAACAATAGCGCCCGTCGGTCCGATTTCCAAACCAATTCTCTTCGCCAATGAGACATTAGGTATGACGCCAGTCATGAAAAGAACCGCATCACAATGCACAATCTCATCGCCAATCTCTACACCTTCAACTTTCTTCGATCCAGTTATGGCGGTCGGAGCCTTGCCCTTGTGAAGAATCATATCAGCTGGTATTCTAGATTCAAGTTCAGAACTCATACTTGGTTCGAGCAGACGTCGCATGAAGCGCGAACGAACAACAAGGTGTACTTCCTTGCCAATCTTGCTAAGATGATCTGCGATTTCCAAACCACTAAAGCCAGCTCCTATTACGGCTATCTTACTTAGAGATGGAAGGCATTCACCTAGAGCTGCAGCATCATCTCTGCTTTGAATTGTGTAGGTTCCGTCCAAATCAGCTCCTGGGAGATCCGGTATGTTGGGAAGACCCCCTGTAGCTAGAACCAGCTTATCAAATTCTACTTCTGAAGTAGTTCCATCAGGTCCGCGAATAGTCAATTTTTTGTCATCCAGATTTACATTCACCACACGCGTTCCCAATCGTACTCGAATACCCTTTTCATTGAATTCTTCCAAGGACCAATCCGCAATGGCAAGTTCATCGGTATTCGGTGTCTCGAAAGCCAAAGAAGCACCTGGCTTCCTGTGAGGGGGCTCTGTCTCCTGTGTGATAATTTCTACATCAGCTTCTCGATCAAATGTGCTGACCGTTGAGGCCACCGATGCCCCGCCAGGGCCCATTCCGATAACAACTAACTTCATACGCTATGCACCATCCTTCCTGAAGTACCTACTCACAAGCACAATGATTGCAAGTATCCCTCCCACAACAACTCCGCCTATAATCAATATGGTATAGTCTTGAATGACCTCTAGGGTGGCAAATCTTTCTTCTATACGTTGCCCCGTTCTACTAATTGCATATGCATAGACACTATATTCACCTGGGGACAAACCAGATGGCCTTACTCGGATTTCATAGACGCCTTCAGTACCACTGAGCGAGAAATTCAAGGGGTTGCTTGTCCCACCCGCAAAGGAAATTCCAACCTCAGTGGTCTTCAGGTATCCTTCAACCACGATTCTGCCGGTAATCATGTCTTGAACGAATGGACCAACCCGTGCAGTATTGCTATCAAGTGAAGCACTTGAAATCTCTAGAACCCCAGAAGCTGTTCGTTCCAACATCAGAGAATTGAGATGAAGTGTGTCATGTCCATCACTGACATTCAGCAGAGCGCTTACAACATAGGTAGTATCCCACGATGTGGAATTGAATGTAAGGAAATAGTTCTTCGAACCGCTTGCGGTATCTGTTTGCAAGATGGAATCTTGACCAAATACCAGTTGCCACCCTAGATTGATACTCTCTGATTGGGTATCTCTGTCTTTAATCGAGATGTTCAAAGAATAAGTTCCCGCAGTGGAGCCAAATTCGATGTTTTTGAACAGCGGTCGCCACATATTCTCTAACGTCATGTCCTGTAAGAAGTCTACGGTCGAATCAGTACTGTTGTACGTATAGGTGTTAATCGAGAATCTATCAGCTACTGAATCCGCATTCACTCTGATGAAAATCGTAGCCGAGCTATTCCACCATTCAGCTTCATTCTCAGCTGCCTCAACCCAAACCTCGTCCCAGTGATAGAGCTGGAGAGAACCCATAGTCATGTTAACCACAGAATCGGTTCCCTGATATCCTGTGCCTTCATTGTTGTCCAGATTCAGTTCCAATGAAAGATTGAAAGACTCCCAAGAGGGGGCGTTCCGTACTGTTATGGCAGCACCAACCTGATTCTCATCATGATATGCAGAAAATGACAGTATGTCCAGCTTACCATCCAGAGTGATGTTTTCGTGGCCATCAACCAAAGGAGGAATTCCTGCCCAATCCGATAGTGGCGTTCCGTTTCTTAGGGGTAGATCAAGAACATGACGAACTGTATGAAGGGAGTCGCAAAGGCCAAAACCTGCATCATTAGTGGGAAGTGAATTGTGAGCGTCAAAACCACCGGCCCCTTCGAATAACGCACTCAAATCATCCCATGCACTACTTGACTGTGAGCTTTGATAGCTCAGTGCAAGTGCGCCAGCAACATGTGGGGTCGCCATACTCGTGCCTGTTCGTGAGGTCCAGAGCGAATTGGATATGCTTGTGAATCTAGAAGCTGCTTCAATTGATGCACCAGGTGCTGAGAGTTCTGGTTTAATGTTGCCATCTATTCGAGGGCCATTGCTCGAGGTTGGACTAATTCTTTCCGTCGCCTCGCTGTAAGAAGACACTGCCACCGCGAAATCTGCTGTTGCTGGACAACTGATAGTGTGTGAATTATCAATCCTTGATGTGAAGCGAAGCGAGCCACCGGACCAAGCATTGTCCCACGCATAAGCGTCTACAGTAAGTTCTTCTCCACTCGGATTTTCAACAGTAACAGTCCATACTCCTGAAGTCCAATTGTGTTCACTCTCTGAGACCTGGATAATCAACCGATTGAAGCCTCGTGAACTCACATCCACAAAGGCATATGCGTTAATATCACCGGTTGTCACAGAGTAGGCTGATCCCACCATCTCCCCGATAGGCCCAAGAGTTACATCTTCGCCTCCATCAGGGGGTGACAGAGTGACCGACTCATCTTGATTAGAGCTATACCAAATCACATTCAAAAATGAGTAATCCGGTGGATTCGATACAGAGAGGGTGGTTCCGGCATCATCGCCAGTAGGAACACTAAACCTACTATGTTTCGAACGGCCCCCGAGGTTACCTGCTGCTGCGACGCACAACGTGTCGTTTTGAAGAAAGGCATCAGTTGCAGCCAGATCCTCCAAATCTGTTCCATCAAGGAAACCAAGGTAACTTGAAAATGACATATTGATGACATCTGCGTCATGAGCAGTAGCAAAGTGAATGCCATCGATAATAGATGCTGATGTCAGGGGGCTTTTGATGACTATGAGGTCAACCCCTGGTGCGACACCGAGCATCGACGTTAGCCCGATCTGCCCGCCGGCTATTGTTGAGGCTACGTGAGTTCCGTGTCCATTATCATCTCCCCCAGGTAATACACTGGAAGTCAGATTGACGCCCCGAACAAAGACCTCATTCTCATCTTGGTCATAGAACATCTTTACTTTTGATTCTCCAAGAAGCGCAACGTTTTCTGTGGGCAAGGTGAGAATACCATCATCGTTTGCATCGATGCCGGCCACCCATCGATCTCCAGCTCCATAGGAGAATTGGTCATCATCACCAACATCGATGAATAGATACTCATTGCTGACTTCAATGGTCCCTGTAGACTGTTCCTCAGTTTGTTTCAATGGACCCTCGTTATTATCAGCAATACCATCATCATCGAGATCAGCGTAGAATTCACCATTATTTTCAATGACGTTAATATCATTCTCTGTTGCTCGCCAGAAAGTAGGATGCAACCAGCTTGCACCTGTATCGATAACAGCCACTTTAACACCAGAACCATCTATCCTGGCACCTTCTTTTTCCAAATTGTTCCACACCGACGGTGTGTTCATTGTGGGTACAGAGGTTTCAAGAGATGGATAGAACTTCTTCTCGCCTGAAGTAGCTCTCTTGAGTCCAATAGCAGAAAGGCGTTCAAGAGCATCGATAGTTGGAACGTCACAAAGGTATGTACTTCCCACGCGAATAGGCTGTTGATTCCTTTTTCTGAATTGTATACCAAGATCCTCAGCAAACGCAGTTTCACGAGGAGTTAGGGAGTCCTTGAATTGCAGTACAGCTCGCTGGGATATCACTCCAGCCCCAATACTCCCTTGATAGGATTTCAGATTATGTCGAAGAAATGACTCAACATAGGGTCCGGTATCTGACTCAAATCTGACACTAGCAATCCCGGCTTCTGGAGTTACTATCAATGGTACAGTTGGGCATAATACAAGAAGGATAATAGCGTAAGCTTTGTACATACTGAGTCCTCGGTAGGAATGTTCTCATGAGAGTTGTGGCAGCTTGATATGCTTTTTCACAAGACGGTACATCTCCGTATCTTTATCATATATCGGTAGCTTGGAATGGTTAAATGTCTCATTATGGTCAAAAATCTGTGAATGCCCACGAAAACCAGTGAGCATCCTTTCTATAGATTGTCTCATCACGAAGGATGCGTTGATTGGAGCTCACACCTGCAAGAGGGTAAATCTCACTTTTTTCCAAATCGATACTACGTGATACCATTTCTCGTTCATAAGCTGCAGGGCAAGAAACAACCGAATACGCCATTCCCTCAGAAATGAAAACAGTCGCCTCAAGGGCACACGATTCTACAAGATTCTGGATCTCCTCTGGATTTCCTTTCAGCAAGTAATTCGGTCTGATTCCTAAATGGTTAAACGAAGGGAGCAAGATCATACATCCAGTTTCTACCAGTGTTCTCACAGTTTCAGGCGAACCTAGGAGGGTGTTCGAAAGCATTTTTTCATCGCCAGTCATCAGTCGTTCGAGAACAGCAGACTCAGTAGTCCCCAGCTCCTTGTCCTCAAATACGATGCTTTTCTTGAATGTGCCATCCCAACCGCTTTGAAGACCAAGTCGGCTAAGCGCCCATCTGACAATGTCTTTCATCCTCGGTTGAATCCCACCGGGCTTCGGGGTCAAATCATCGATGTTGAGAAGGTATGTAACGGAATCAACCGACTTACCCTCAAATGCTCCTGCAGTGAGGGTTTTCACCTGGTTTCCATATATGTACTGAACAGATAACCAG
It encodes the following:
- a CDS encoding FAD-dependent oxidoreductase; the protein is MKLVVIGMGPGGASVASTVSTFDREADVEIITQETEPPHRKPGASLAFETPNTDELAIADWSLEEFNEKGIRVRLGTRVVNVNLDDKKLTIRGPDGTTSEVEFDKLVLATGGLPNIPDLPGADLDGTYTIQSRDDAAALGECLPSLSKIAVIGAGFSGLEIADHLSKIGKEVHLVVRSRFMRRLLEPSMSSELESRIPADMILHKGKAPTAITGSKKVEGVEIGDEIVHCDAVLFMTGVIPNVSLAKRIGLEIGPTGAIVVDERMETSADGVYAVGDCAEMSDFLTGEPVVMPIGSTAARAGKQAGLAIVGRDKTFKDVNLRLQYDRIFDTDIVCVGHSSETARRMNIKTDVTFLYDDAEFTKIALVTYKDGILIGGQVIAPRLGSRWAYQILERVDERANLKESPLLPPQHDRMEGLLEDQYGPIR
- a CDS encoding S8 family serine peptidase — protein: MYKAYAIILLVLCPTVPLIVTPEAGIASVRFESDTGPYVESFLRHNLKSYQGSIGAGVISQRAVLQFKDSLTPRETAFAEDLGIQFRKRNQQPIRVGSTYLCDVPTIDALERLSAIGLKRATSGEKKFYPSLETSVPTMNTPSVWNNLEKEGARIDGSGVKVAVIDTGASWLHPTFWRATENDINVIENNGEFYADLDDDGIADNNEGPLKQTEEQSTGTIEVSNEYLFIDVGDDDQFSYGAGDRWVAGIDANDDGILTLPTENVALLGESKVKMFYDQDENEVFVRGVNLTSSVLPGGDDNGHGTHVASTIAGGQIGLTSMLGVAPGVDLIVIKSPLTSASIIDGIHFATAHDADVINMSFSSYLGFLDGTDLEDLAATDAFLQNDTLCVAAAGNLGGRSKHSRFSVPTGDDAGTTLSVSNPPDYSFLNVIWYSSNQDESVTLSPPDGGEDVTLGPIGEMVGSAYSVTTGDINAYAFVDVSSRGFNRLIIQVSESEHNWTSGVWTVTVENPSGEELTVDAYAWDNAWSGGSLRFTSRIDNSHTISCPATADFAVAVSSYSEATERISPTSSNGPRIDGNIKPELSAPGASIEAASRFTSISNSLWTSRTGTSMATPHVAGALALSYQSSQSSSAWDDLSALFEGAGGFDAHNSLPTNDAGFGLCDSLHTVRHVLDLPLRNGTPLSDWAGIPPLVDGHENITLDGKLDILSFSAYHDENQVGAAITVRNAPSWESFNLSLELNLDNNEGTGYQGTDSVVNMTMGSLQLYHWDEVWVEAAENEAEWWNSSATIFIRVNADSVADRFSINTYTYNSTDSTVDFLQDMTLENMWRPLFKNIEFGSTAGTYSLNISIKDRDTQSESINLGWQLVFGQDSILQTDTASGSKNYFLTFNSTSWDTTYVVSALLNVSDGHDTLHLNSLMLERTASGVLEISSASLDSNTARVGPFVQDMITGRIVVEGYLKTTEVGISFAGGTSNPLNFSLSGTEGVYEIRVRPSGLSPGEYSVYAYAISRTGQRIEERFATLEVIQDYTILIIGGVVVGGILAIIVLVSRYFRKDGA